One Sus scrofa isolate TJ Tabasco breed Duroc chromosome 1, Sscrofa11.1, whole genome shotgun sequence DNA segment encodes these proteins:
- the LOC102166000 gene encoding spermatogenesis-associated protein 31A6-like, protein MENLFDLKSVIETWLTSSQTSWVVDTILAFLCGLGIFLLLLPCFQSNPSLPPSRKLRNSRKWTLLSWEIGTSACRDCLKELEETHSLVSLLQSHLGRLPDKGSFHLLSCQETPGETCEAVPAGVCQPCGEPVEDAAPAIPPLAPLSKHPPPLASTLLPGPTTSSASVHSHTSLNASQPPEPSVPLASLSPWPLDLSSPPPCPPDSEACPPPPTASSAPTPQDSTPTLTQDDPSMALPLGTVPQNLSPHNPGSTSLAPAISGFGRSGCPPSALSRWQAAAKALCLSRSSQGKSQEKHLSYHPPDASFSVGPSDREMEASSPSLLSSDDQKLLEIQMTKTVEIKIWKEKEKDGSNLKQMSPDCHLDSLGSMLKALGADQNTTIAQTFWNTKDKPEQLPCPQQLSYPNHLQQEYNQLFWGLPSLHSESLVATAWISESPSAPQSPSFLFNRIPNASPVQMQAKIFPLLSQFQPLSRLEFQSQPFIPTIPQFQLTPLAQVQTQAPLKPSLPIETHSSPPQIRACGIRCPLAPNKPQSLTPTEIPHSEQSLLLKQLENAWDLSSEVKRSQEVSSVFTSKFPEDSWVGSILPENFPISPELRKQLEQHLQKWLIQHRWELPQRIQESLEISQLQEEFPRTRQAKAKHGPSRPSSFIGESSKDAQKVGFRRSQDLGKGLGHILGKVPKDLSGSSESSLVKFQEENPEESESDLSLLKNDLGINLLRSLDKDLEKILKGHLVRKLGKVAKDLIPKDVNQSRLTVSHASLKSDTHMETRNLGILKSWAPCVNTSHRVSFLDPDTRDGLEAHIIRFRVKHRWGLPLKVLKPINLFKLKKAQPSPIRQFSFCPSATYVSEARSTVRFAEFLGKPPQAHSRERVITKESAPTLVRSLLGPSPVSEEAQRVLGRIPASEYHGPSKASLTGREARPPSRSLTVSLMGRTWKSETVEWAKRDSLEPHSSSALAWNEPREERDCQASQDTSQGIPILEANLGMQSLRAEEAREAVEPKESSALKPQSRVILGTKMLTKCQTTNVHMTSLRAPGTSKISLLPRMSAFQHPGEPCLNTEVAHEFKSKVKLQSDNQLQGCPKHMFLAAKNLSSRVSQYPPPKVPTGDRLASQALSGPMAAPRSRLGQQEPQTSKLQDSWKSQSKMIATISKRRDCRGPKPGEHEESFKELGTSQAGNMSHPAQGRGIIGSVGSKCPHPMPEKKQGPPESPFRKRMRLLFEWIFPSKKVKSQDALQKGKPVSAITESQGPIKSKSILKSETAEAQALMTAVGHILEEKMAIHHGHHATKLNDHRQELQASVCGCSCYHKFLFYPEQGKMVGYRACSHQANFKDQSCSFREREVRHQQSSKSVRFNDEPTGLRQPPTLSPKKTLSPVSPCQHGSRMPGALARHQHCPRHCCLRGGVLPSKP, encoded by the exons ATGGAGAATCTCTTTGATTTGAAAAGCGTTATTGAGACTTGGCTGACATCCAGCCAGACGTCCTGGGTGGTTGACACCATCCTCGCATTCCTGTGTGGACTGGGGATCTTCCTCCTGTTACTTCCTTGCTTCCAGAGTAATCCATCCTTACCACCATCTAGAAAACTTAGAAACAGCAGGAAG TGGACTCTCCTGAGTTGGGAGATAGGAACTTCAG CTTGCAGAGATTGCCTGAAAGAACTGGAGGAGACTCATAGCCTGGTTTCACTTCTGCAAAG CCACCTGGGGAGGCTCCCTGACAAGGGAAGCTTTCATCTGCTCTCATGTCAAGAAACCCCTGGTGAGACGTGTGAAGCAGTGCCTGCTGGAGTCTGCCAGCCTTGTGGGGAGCCTGTAGAAGATGCTGCTCCTGCCATACCCCCATTGGCTCCTCTGAGCAAGCACCCTCCACCACTGGCCTCCACCCTTTTACCAGGCCCGACGACCTCCTCAGCATCTGTTCATTCACACACATCTCTGAATGCCTCTCAGCCACCAGAGCCTTCTGTTCCCCTGGCCAGCCTTTCACCCTGGCCACTTGATCTTTCCTCTCCCCCACCATGTCCACCTGATTCAGAGGCTTGCCCTCCACCTCCAAcagcctcctctgcccccacacCACAAGATTCTACTCCAACTCTTACTCAGGATGATCCCTCAATGGCACTACCGCTGGGCACTGTTCCACAGAACTTATCTCCACACAACCCTGGGTCAACATCTCTCGCCCCAGCCATCTCAGGCTTTGGTCGCTCAGGTTGTCCCCCTTCAGCTCTGTCCCGGTGGCAGGCAGCAGCCAAAGCCTTGTGCCTCTCAAGATCATCACAGGGAAAGTCCCAGGAAAAGCACCTTTCCTACCACCCACCAGACGCCTCATTCTCAGTAGGCCCCTCAGACAGAGAGATGGAGGCTAGTAGCCCCTCTTTGCTCAGCTCTGATGACCAGAAGCTCCTAGAGATACAAATGACAAAGACAGTCGAGATCAAGatttggaaggagaaagaaaaagatggatcaaatttaaaacaaatgagcCCAGACTGCCACCTGGATTCCTTGGGGAGTATGTTGAAAGCACTGGGTGCTGATCAAAACACCACAATTGCCCAAACTTTCTGGAACACAAAAGACAAACCAGAGCAGCTGCCTTGTCCTCAGCAGCTCTCATATCCCAACCATCTACAGCAGGAATATAACCAGCTTTTCTGGGGTCTCCCTTCTTTGCACAGTGAATCCTTGGTGGCTACTGCCTGGATCTCTGAGAGCCCTTCAGCACCCCAATCTCCTTCTTTCTTATTCAACAGAATTCCAAACGCCAGCCCAGTTCAAATGCAAGCTAAAATATTTCCACTGCTTTCCCAGTTCCAGCCCCTATCCCGTCTGGAGTTCCAATCTCAACCTTTTATTCCAACAATACCTCAATTCCAGCTCACACCTCTGGCTCAGGTCCAAACACAGGCCCCGCTCAAACCTTCTCTCCCAATTGAAACACATTCTTCTCCACCCCAGATTAGAGCCTGTGGAATACGTTGCCCTTTAGCCCCGAATAAGCCACAATCTCTCACTCCAACTGAGATTCCACATTCAGAACAGTCCTTGTTGCTGAAGCAACTAGAAAATGCATGGGATTTATCCTCTGAGGTCAAAAGATCTCAGGAAGTCTCTAGTGTCTTCACGTCCAAATTTCCTGAGGACAGCTGGGTAGGCTCCATCCTTCCTGAGAATTTTCCAATCAGTCCTGAGCTCCGGAAACAACTGGAACAACACCTCCAAAAATGGCTCATCCAACACCGGTGGGAGCTTCCCCAAAGGATCCAAGAGTCTTTAGAGATAAGTCAGCTTCAAGAAGAATTTCCAAGGACACGACAAGCAAAGGCCAAGCATGGACCCTCACGGCCCTCTTCATTTATAGGTGAAAGCAGCAAGGATGCACAGAAGGTGGGGTTCCGGCGAAGCCAGGACCTGGGTAAGGGCCTGGGGCATATTCTGGGGAAGGTCCCAAAAGATCTGTCTGGGAGCTCAGAAAGCTCCCTAGTGAAATTTCAGGAGGAGAATCCTGAGGAGTCAGAAAGTGACTTGAGTCTCCTGAAGAATGATTTAGGAATTAATTTACTAAGGAGCTTAGACAAGGATCTAGAAAAAATCCTGAAAGGCCATTTGGTCAGGAAGCTGGGAAAGGTTGCCAAGGATTTGATTCCTAAGGATGTGAATCAATCCCGGCTCACTGTCAGTCATGCTTCTCTCAAGTCTGACACTCACATGGAAACCAGGAATCTGGGAATCCTGAAGAGTTGGGCACCCTGTGTGAACACCTCCCATAGGGTTTCCTTCCTTGATCCAGACACTCGAGATGGGCTAGAAGCACATATCATAAGGTTTCGGGTAAAGCATAGGTGGGGCTTACCCCTCAAGGTCCTCAAGCCCATAAATCTCTTTAAGTTGAAAAAAGCTCAACCCTCACCCATTCGGCAGTTTTCCTTTTGCCCCTCAGCCACCTATGTATCTGAGGCCCGTTCAACAGTCAGATTTGCAGAGTTCCTTGGAAAGCCCCCTCAGGCCCATTCAAGGGAGAGGGTGATAACAAAAGAGTCAGCTCCCACCCTGGTGAGGTCTCTCCTTGGCCCCTCACCTGTGAGTGAGGAAGCCCAGAGGGTCCTGGGAAGGATCCCAGCTAGTGAGTACCATGGGCCCTCCAAGGCTTCTCTGACTGGACGGGAGGCCAGGCCACCTTCTCGGTCCCTCACAGTCAGCCTTATGGGCAGAACCTGGAAGAGCGAGACTGTGGAGTGGGCCAAGAGGGACAGCCTAGAGCCACATTCAAGTTCAGCATTGGCCTGGAATGAGCCAAGAGAAGAGAGGGATTGCCAGGCTTCACAAGACACCAGCCAGGGGATACCAATTCTGGAAGCGAACTTAGGAATGCAGTCTTTGAGAGCTGAAGAGGCCAGGGAGGCAGTGGAGCCTAAGGAGTCCTCTGCTCTTAAACCACAATCTAGAGTTATCTTGGGAACCAAAATGCTGACAAAATGCCAAACCACAAATGTACACATGACGAGTTTAAGGGCTCCAGGAACCAGTAAAATCTCCCTGCTCCCTAGAATGTCTGCTTTCCAACATCCAGGTGAGCCATGCCTTAACACAGAGGTCGCTCATGAGTTTAAGTCCAAAGTGAAGCTACAGTCAGATAACCAGCTTCAAGGCTGTCCCAAACACATGTTTCTTGCTGCAAAAAACTTGTCTTCTCGGGTGTCCCAATACCCTCCCCCAAAAGTGCCCACTGGAGATAGGTTAGCTTCCCAGGCATTAAGTGGACCCATGGCAGCCCCAAGGAGCAGGCTAGGGCAGCAGGAGCCCCAAACTTCAAAACTTCAGGACTCATGGAAGAGCCAGAGCAAGATGATTGCCACTATTTCTAAGAGAAGGGACTGTAGGGGACCTAAACCAGGAGAACATGAAGAAAGTTTTAAAGAATTAGGGACTTCTCAAGCTGGAAATATGAGCCACCCTGCCCAAGGCAGGGGAATAATAGGCTCTGTTGGGAGCAAATGTCCCCATCCCATGCCGGAGAAGAAACAGGGTCCTCCAGAAAGCCCCTTCCGAAAAAGAATGAGGCTATTGTTTGAGTGGATTTTCCCCAGTAAAAAAGTCAAAAGTCAGGACGCTTTGCAAAAAGGCAAGCCTGTCTCAGCTATTACTGAAAGCCAAGGACCAATCAAAAGCAAATCTATCTTGAAGAGTGAGactgctgaggctcaggcacTCATGACAGCTGTTGGTcatattctagaagaaaaaatggCAATTCACCATGGACATCATGCCACAAAGTTAAATGACcacagacaggaactccaagcttcaGTATGTGGGTGTTCCTGCTACCACAAGTTTCTCTTCTACCCAGAGCAAGGGAAAATGGTGGGTTATAGAGCCTGCAGTCACCAAGCCAACTTCAAGGACCAGAGTTGTTCTTTCAGGGAAAGGGAAGTCAGACATCAACAGTCCTCAAAAAGTGTAAGATTCAACGATGAGCCGACAGGCCTTAGGCAACCCCCCACCTTATCCCCCAAGAAGACTTTGTCTCCAGTCAGTCCCTGCCAGCATGGGTCAAGGATGCCAGGTGCCCTAGCCCGCCATCAACACTGTCCAAGGCACTGTTGTCTTCGGGGAGGTGTCTTGCCTAGCAAACCATAA